Proteins encoded by one window of Puntigrus tetrazona isolate hp1 chromosome 17, ASM1883169v1, whole genome shotgun sequence:
- the itpk1b gene encoding inositol-tetrakisphosphate 1-kinase, giving the protein MQTFLRGRRVGYWLSEKKMKKLNFLAFAEMCRKRGIEVVQLDLSQPLEEQGPLDVIIHKLTDLILEADQNDTQSLLLVQRVQDYIDAHPETIILDPLPAIRTLLDRCKSYQLVHRIEDCMRDVRICSPPFMVLNSECGPDTLEQIKQHGLTFPFICKTRVAHGTNSHEMAIIFNAEDLKDVKPPCVIQSFINHNAVLHKVFVVGESHTVVERPSLKNFPSGPSDRKAIFFNSHNVSKPESSSDLTSRDNVEGVSQPPNDDVIRELCKSLRESLGVSLFGIDVIINNQTGQHAVIDINAFPGYEGVPEFFSDLLNHIISVLQDHSPSDPSAPPPPGQLPALGAGERNCAPSQECCGLLGKESDSSPWIVEGDGGLKGPRQRLGCNTAMSPNFQQHCVSTIATKASSQ; this is encoded by the exons CTCGACCTGAGTCAGCCGTTAGAGGAGCAGGGTCCCCTGGATGTCATCATTCACAAGCTAACAGACCTGATCCTGGAAGCGGACCAGAACGACACCCAGTCCCTGCTGCTGGTCCAGCGAGTGCAG GATTATATTGACGCTCACCCAGAGACCATCATTCTTGACCCACTTCCAGCCATCCGAACTCTACTGGATCGCTGCAAATCCTACCAGCTGGTGCACAGGATAGAGGACTGCATGAGAG atgTGAGGATCTGTTCTCCTCCATTTATGGTGCTGAACAGTGAGTGTGGCCCAGACACGCTGGAGCAGATCAAGCAGCACGGTCTTACATTCCCTTTCA TTTGCAAAACCCGGGTTGCTCACGGAACTAACTCTCATGAG ATGGCTATAATATTCAACGCAGAGGACCTAAAGGACGTGAAGCCACCCTGTGTCATTCAGAGTTTTATTAACCACAATGCCGTGCTCCATAAGGTGTTTGTTGTGGGCGAGTCGCACACTGTGGTGGAGAGACCGTCACTCAAGAACTTCCCCTCCGGACCGTCTG ACAGAAAAGCAATTTTCTTCAATAGCCACAACGTGTCCAAGCCAGAGTCGTCCTCTGACCTCACATCT AGGGATAACGTCGAAGGGGTTTCGCAACCACCGAATGATGATGTCATTAGGGAACTGTGTAAATCTCTTCGGGAATCTCTCGGTGTTTCGCTCTTCGGCATCGACGTCATCATTAACAACCAGACGGGCCAACATGCAGTCATTGACATCAATGCATTCCCTG GATACGAGGGTGTCCCGGAGTTCTTCAGTGACCTCCTGAACCACATCATCAGCGTCCTTCAAGACCACTCTCCCAGCGACCCCTCCGCCCCTCCCCCTCCCGGCCAGCTGCCCGCTTTAGGCGCAGGAGAGCGCAACTGCGCCCCGTCCCAGGAGTGCTGCGGCCTGCTCGGAAAAGAGTCGGACAGCAGCCCCTGGATCGTGGAGGGCGACGGTGGTCTGAAAGGCCCTCGTCAGAGACTGGGCTGCAACACGGCCATGTCCCCCAACTTCCAACAGCACTGCGTGTCCACGATAGCCACCAAAGCCTCGTCGCAATGA